The Candidatus Dormiibacterota bacterium genome has a window encoding:
- a CDS encoding DUF4386 domain-containing protein, which translates to MIAKRDRDPKPPPEVMSYYERFPEESRLRDRLIVSGDATATANNIVASQLLWRIGIVGDLVMHVCDVPLMLIFYVLLRPVHKYLALLAVLFNLIQSAVMVANKLALLVALFLLGSADYLNAFEPHQRHALAYLSVKSDGYGFGIGLIFFGCECIVLGYLIARSGYLPKILGVLMQIAGVCYLTNSFALLLAPKVANALFPAILVPAFIGELSLCLWLLVKGVNVARWEERASHG; encoded by the coding sequence ATGATCGCGAAGAGGGACCGGGATCCGAAGCCTCCTCCGGAGGTCATGTCGTATTACGAGCGATTTCCCGAGGAGTCGCGACTCAGAGACAGACTCATCGTGTCAGGCGATGCTACAGCCACGGCCAATAATATTGTGGCTTCTCAGTTGCTCTGGCGCATAGGAATAGTCGGCGACCTTGTCATGCACGTGTGTGATGTGCCGTTGATGCTGATTTTCTATGTCTTGCTCAGACCGGTACACAAATATCTGGCGTTGCTTGCGGTGTTGTTCAATTTGATACAGAGCGCTGTCATGGTCGCCAACAAGTTGGCTCTCCTGGTGGCTTTGTTCCTGTTGGGAAGCGCGGATTATCTGAACGCATTCGAACCACACCAGCGACATGCTCTGGCGTACCTGTCTGTCAAGTCGGATGGATACGGTTTTGGCATCGGGTTGATATTCTTTGGTTGTGAGTGCATTGTTCTTGGATACTTGATTGCGAGATCGGGCTATCTGCCAAAGATTCTAGGCGTTTTGATGCAGATTGCCGGGGTGTGCTATCTGACGAACAGTTTTGCGCTGCTTCTGGCCCCCAAGGTCGCGAATGCGTTGTTCCCCGCCATTCTGGTTCCTGCCTTTATTGGGGAATTGTCACTGTGCCTCTGGCTGCTTGTGAAGGGCGTGAACGTGGCACGGTGGGAAGAGCGGGCAAGCCATGGGTGA